In one Desulfomicrobium escambiense DSM 10707 genomic region, the following are encoded:
- a CDS encoding chemotaxis protein CheX — MDPALAKPFIKATKDVLAAMAALDVVAGTPYIKKDKMARGDVSAVIGITGDKHGTFSISFDRKTAVHIVKQMLGDAIEDILQDVQDAVGEITNMISGQARVGLVDMGLKLQGSTPSVIMGDNHTIAHMTSALAIAIPFSCEAGTFTLEFCFD; from the coding sequence ATGGACCCAGCATTGGCCAAGCCCTTCATCAAAGCCACCAAGGACGTGCTCGCCGCCATGGCCGCCCTCGACGTCGTCGCCGGGACGCCCTACATCAAGAAGGACAAGATGGCCCGCGGCGACGTGTCGGCCGTGATCGGCATCACCGGCGACAAGCACGGCACCTTTTCCATTTCCTTCGACCGCAAGACCGCCGTGCACATCGTCAAGCAGATGCTCGGCGACGCCATCGAGGACATCCTGCAGGACGTGCAGGACGCCGTGGGCGAGATCACCAACATGATCTCCGGCCAGGCCCGCGTCGGCCTGGTCGACATGGGCCTGAAGCTCCAGGGCTCCACGCCGTCCGTCATCATGGGCGACAACCACACCATCGCCCACATGACCTCGGCCCTGGCCATCGCCATCCCCTTCTCCTGCGAAGCCGGGACCTTCACCCTCGAATTCTGCTTCGACTAG